A window of Chryseobacterium shandongense genomic DNA:
TAGAAATCACATCAGGAATTAAGGCGGGAGACGAAGTAGTGGTGTCCGGAGCATACCTACTGAACAGTGAATACATTTTCAAGAAAGGGGTTGATCCCATGGCGGGTCACGATATGAGCACAATGTAATATGAGAAAATTGAATATGATAGGCTGGCTGGCGGTGCTAGTGGTGGCTATTGTTTTAGTCATTCAGGTCATACCGGTGGAGCGTAATGTCTCCACCGTTCCGCCAGGTCAAAGTTTTGAAAAAACCGAAAAGGTGCCCGCCAACGTGGCTGCAATCCTTAAAGTTTCCTGCTATGACTGTCATTCAAATAATACCCGTTATCCCTGGTATTCGGTATTACAGCCGGGCGCGTGGTTCATGGCCCGGCATATTAAAAAAGGCAAAGAAGAACTCAATTTTGATGAGTTCAATAACTATTCAAAAAGACGTAAAAAAGCAAAAATAAAAAGCATCATCAGCCAGATTGAGAAAGACGAAATGCCT
This region includes:
- a CDS encoding heme-binding domain-containing protein; amino-acid sequence: MRKLNMIGWLAVLVVAIVLVIQVIPVERNVSTVPPGQSFEKTEKVPANVAAILKVSCYDCHSNNTRYPWYSVLQPGAWFMARHIKKGKEELNFDEFNNYSKRRKKAKIKSIISQIEKDEMPLKSYRMMHGNARLSADEKKELLDFFRDNEYSK